In Pyrus communis chromosome 1, drPyrComm1.1, whole genome shotgun sequence, the following are encoded in one genomic region:
- the LOC137726804 gene encoding uncharacterized protein, which produces MALSEFSLQYVPQKAIKDQALADFLAQHPSPYGFGGNDVEIGMVETRDNYWTMYFDGFNTSVSSGVGIIIQSLNHNRWYFSLKFDFNCSNNQAGYEALIIGLGVLHDLRATRVLILRDSELVINQLNGTYRCISCTLAHYRKVANYLTESFDGVTFKHISRVRNTDVDELTQIASGAQLLGAKVG; this is translated from the coding sequence ATGGCACTGTCTGAATTTAGTTTACAGTATGTGCCCCAGAAAGCTATCAAAGACCAAGCGTTGGCAGATTTCTTGGCTCAACATCCCTCACCATACGGTTTTGGGGGCAATGATGTTGAAATCGGCATGGTAGAAACACGTGACAATTACTGGACGATGTACTTTGATGGCTTTAATACTTCAGTCTCATCTGGTGTAGGGATTATTATTCAATCCCTAAATCACAACCgttggtatttttctctcaagtttgATTTCAACTGTAGTAATAATCAGGCTGGATATGAAGCCCTTATCATCGGCCTTGGTGTCCTACACGATTTGAGAGCAACTCGTGTCCTTATTCTCAGAgattccgaacttgtgattaaccaacttaATGGGacttatcgttgcataagttgcACTCTGGCGCACTATCGCAAGGTGGCCAACTATTTGACTGAGTCTTTCGACGGCGTTACTTTCAAACATATTTCACGCGTTCGAAACACTGACGTGGATGAATTAACTCAAATAGCTTCCGGAGCGCAACTCCTAGGGGCCAAAGTAGGCTGA